From one Pontibacillus sp. HMF3514 genomic stretch:
- a CDS encoding CPBP family intramembrane glutamic endopeptidase, protein MNASTPQYHDTNTPDSEHHIPTEDSSESYRTKALKKRSLFLFPLSYFGFVLALGLVFGFVYTIAKLVSTGGDPTSSLENDFMSMTYLMLYLDTIGFIIAFLLFKSVRRFTLESMSFEPLKKGMTYVWILIGLGLILGAQFLVFSVLKLETPSNQNQLFGLTPENFTTLKFIAVFVVTAVLTPIKEEFLFRGFLLRFFEAKYAKAWLGLFISSTVFGLMHLEYPLAGVTMGLVFGGLYLKTHSVMVPIVAHIIWNSYVCLVGLTYLL, encoded by the coding sequence ATGAATGCATCAACACCTCAATACCATGATACTAACACCCCAGATTCAGAGCACCATATACCTACAGAAGATTCATCAGAAAGCTACCGTACCAAAGCATTAAAAAAGCGTTCACTCTTTTTATTCCCGCTTTCTTATTTTGGATTTGTTTTGGCTCTAGGTTTAGTATTTGGATTTGTTTATACGATTGCGAAACTCGTTTCAACAGGTGGAGACCCGACGAGTTCATTAGAAAATGATTTTATGAGTATGACGTATCTCATGCTTTACTTAGATACGATCGGGTTCATCATTGCCTTTCTGTTATTTAAGTCCGTTCGCCGTTTCACACTTGAAAGTATGAGCTTTGAACCACTGAAAAAAGGAATGACATATGTATGGATCTTAATTGGATTAGGTCTTATCTTAGGGGCTCAATTCCTTGTGTTCTCCGTTTTGAAACTTGAAACACCAAGTAACCAGAACCAGCTATTTGGACTCACACCAGAGAATTTCACAACCCTCAAATTTATTGCCGTGTTTGTCGTTACAGCTGTACTAACACCGATTAAAGAAGAATTCCTTTTCAGAGGATTTTTACTTAGATTTTTCGAAGCTAAATATGCAAAGGCATGGTTAGGATTGTTCATCTCAAGCACAGTATTCGGACTTATGCATTTAGAATACCCACTTGCAGGTGTCACAATGGGCCTTGTATTTGGTGGTTTATATTTAAAAACCCATTCAGTAATGGTTCCCATTGTGGCTCATATCATTTGGAACTCATATGTATGCTTAGTTGGTTTAACCTATTTATTATAA
- a CDS encoding transporter substrate-binding domain-containing protein: protein MTKRLWLSILTVAFALVLTACGSGEEAEGNGQTEDKQTTWDQVKEEGEMVVGTSGTLVATSYYPKDSDKLSGYDVEVMRKVGEKLGVDIKFQEIGVDGLFAAVKSGRIDAAINDIEVTEERKKNYKFSEPYKYSFTTMVVRAEDHSGIESLEDLEGKKAGGGATTVFSDIARHFGAEVVTYGNANNDVYLRDVDNGRTDVIINDYYLSKLGLNAFPQFDLVLHPDLRMHPTEQAILLGKEDSELQKKINEALAELREDGTLTKISKKFFLGEDASTKPEGDIKKIEGFDK, encoded by the coding sequence ATGACAAAACGTTTATGGTTATCCATACTTACAGTAGCGTTTGCTCTTGTCTTAACTGCTTGCGGTTCTGGTGAAGAAGCAGAAGGAAATGGGCAAACAGAAGATAAACAAACGACTTGGGACCAAGTAAAAGAAGAAGGTGAAATGGTCGTTGGAACATCTGGCACATTAGTTGCTACATCTTATTATCCAAAAGACTCTGACAAACTATCAGGCTATGACGTGGAAGTGATGCGCAAAGTTGGAGAAAAACTTGGCGTTGACATCAAGTTCCAGGAAATTGGCGTTGATGGATTATTCGCAGCTGTTAAAAGCGGACGTATTGATGCAGCGATTAACGATATCGAAGTAACTGAAGAGCGTAAGAAAAATTACAAATTCAGTGAACCTTATAAGTATTCCTTCACAACAATGGTCGTTCGTGCTGAAGACCACAGTGGTATTGAGTCTCTAGAAGACCTTGAAGGTAAAAAAGCTGGTGGAGGCGCAACTACAGTATTTAGTGATATTGCTCGTCACTTCGGTGCTGAAGTTGTAACATACGGAAATGCGAATAATGATGTGTACCTTCGTGATGTAGACAACGGTCGTACCGATGTTATTATTAATGACTATTACCTATCAAAATTAGGCCTAAACGCATTCCCACAGTTTGACTTAGTTCTACATCCAGACTTAAGAATGCATCCAACTGAGCAAGCTATTCTTTTAGGTAAAGAAGATTCTGAGTTACAAAAGAAAATTAACGAAGCTTTAGCTGAACTTCGTGAAGATGGCACACTTACTAAGATTTCTAAGAAGTTCTTCTTAGGTGAAGATGCTTCTACGAAACCAGAAGGTGACATTAAGAAAATCGAAGGCTTCGATAAGTAA
- a CDS encoding low molecular weight protein-tyrosine-phosphatase has translation MINVLFVCLGNICRSPMAEGIFRDRVEKAGLSDKINVDSAGTGDYHLGKPPHAETRGILGKAEISSEGMRARQVQQSDWDEFDYIVAMDRENMRDLKGFRAAHDDITVVKIMDYVESVEEEDVPDPYFTGNFDYVYNLLTEGCDNLLSEIKQVNQLQ, from the coding sequence ATGATTAACGTTCTTTTTGTATGTTTAGGTAACATTTGTCGGTCTCCAATGGCGGAAGGAATTTTCCGTGACCGTGTTGAAAAAGCAGGATTGTCAGATAAAATCAATGTGGATTCAGCAGGAACGGGAGATTATCACTTAGGAAAACCACCTCATGCAGAAACACGTGGTATCTTAGGGAAAGCTGAAATATCTTCTGAAGGGATGCGCGCCCGTCAGGTCCAGCAAAGTGATTGGGATGAGTTTGATTACATTGTGGCGATGGACCGTGAGAACATGAGAGACTTAAAAGGTTTTCGAGCAGCGCATGATGATATAACCGTGGTTAAGATTATGGATTATGTAGAATCCGTTGAAGAAGAGGATGTTCCAGATCCTTATTTCACAGGTAACTTTGATTATGTATATAACTTATTAACTGAAGGCTGTGACAATTTACTGTCTGAAATCAAACAAGTTAATCAATTACAATAG
- a CDS encoding amino acid ABC transporter permease encodes MFEFFGELQFDRLFNPQLAWESLPKVLEGLPMTIAISFLGMGMGLLIGFFLALGRSSSKFFIRWPSRLYISFMRGTPILVFLFILYFGLPFMGWTLSAFTAAVLGFGLNSAAYIAEVIRGSINSVPRGQWESARALGLSFWQTLTSIIVPQATRVSLPPLTNVFLDLVKATSLAAVISVPEMLQKAQIVVGRTADSMTMYILVALIYWPICVIIAFFQEYLENRFDFHSTKKNRLF; translated from the coding sequence ATGTTTGAATTTTTCGGTGAACTTCAATTTGATCGACTATTTAACCCACAACTGGCATGGGAAAGCCTTCCCAAAGTGTTAGAAGGACTTCCGATGACCATTGCTATTTCCTTTTTAGGGATGGGGATGGGACTCTTGATTGGATTTTTCCTAGCATTAGGGCGTAGTTCCTCCAAGTTTTTCATTCGTTGGCCTTCTAGATTATATATTTCCTTTATGCGAGGGACGCCGATTCTAGTGTTTTTATTTATTTTATATTTCGGTCTACCATTTATGGGGTGGACTTTATCAGCCTTTACAGCTGCCGTTTTAGGATTCGGTCTGAATTCAGCAGCTTATATTGCTGAAGTTATTCGTGGGTCCATCAACAGTGTTCCAAGAGGGCAGTGGGAGTCTGCACGTGCGCTTGGACTATCCTTCTGGCAAACGTTGACATCAATCATTGTCCCACAAGCTACACGGGTATCACTGCCACCGTTGACAAATGTGTTTTTAGATCTTGTCAAAGCAACTTCACTAGCAGCTGTTATTTCCGTTCCTGAAATGTTACAAAAAGCTCAAATCGTAGTTGGTCGTACTGCAGACTCTATGACAATGTATATATTGGTTGCTTTAATTTACTGGCCAATTTGCGTTATTATTGCGTTCTTCCAAGAATATTTAGAAAATCGATTCGACTTTCATAGCACGAAAAAAAATCGACTCTTCTAG
- a CDS encoding S8 family peptidase: MTKFQLIPHQIDEILEETNEIPEGVEMIGAPNQWEEDTYGNDTVIAVIDTGCDVNHPDLRDSIIGGRNFSGGNPRNILDKNGHGTHVAGTIAASLNGHGVAGVAPKAKLLILKVMDDKGTTTYQNLVKAIRYATRWRGPNKEKVGVISMSLGGQKDYASLHRSIKNAVKEDILVVCAAGNSGDGNARTPERLYPGYYDEVVQVGAVDFDAKMADFTNTNDEIDLVAPGVGIRSTYLNGRYATLSGTSMATPHVSGAAALLIDQHRQEDIELTEDELFEALTEHTKDLGYSREVEGNGMIYFKDIFEE, translated from the coding sequence ATGACGAAATTTCAGTTAATTCCACATCAGATTGATGAGATCCTTGAAGAAACAAATGAAATACCTGAGGGTGTCGAGATGATCGGAGCTCCTAACCAATGGGAAGAAGATACTTATGGAAACGATACGGTCATTGCAGTAATTGATACTGGATGTGATGTGAACCATCCAGATTTAAGAGACTCCATCATTGGAGGTCGAAATTTTTCTGGAGGAAATCCTCGTAATATATTAGACAAAAATGGCCATGGCACACATGTTGCAGGCACAATAGCCGCCTCTTTAAATGGGCATGGTGTTGCAGGGGTAGCTCCTAAAGCAAAGTTATTAATTCTAAAGGTAATGGATGATAAAGGAACGACAACCTATCAAAACCTGGTTAAAGCTATCCGTTATGCCACACGTTGGAGAGGTCCGAACAAGGAAAAAGTAGGTGTAATCTCTATGTCTCTTGGTGGACAAAAAGATTATGCTTCCTTACACCGTTCCATAAAAAATGCTGTTAAAGAAGATATTTTAGTGGTATGTGCAGCTGGTAATTCAGGGGATGGAAATGCTAGAACACCAGAGAGACTCTACCCTGGTTATTATGACGAAGTTGTTCAGGTTGGTGCAGTGGATTTCGATGCTAAGATGGCAGACTTTACAAACACAAATGATGAGATTGACCTTGTAGCACCAGGAGTAGGCATTCGTTCAACGTATTTAAATGGGCGATATGCAACACTATCAGGCACCTCTATGGCCACACCTCATGTTTCAGGGGCAGCAGCTTTACTAATAGACCAACACCGACAGGAAGATATTGAACTCACTGAGGATGAGCTCTTTGAAGCATTAACTGAGCATACGAAAGACCTTGGTTATTCACGTGAGGTTGAAGGAAATGGCATGATTTACTTCAAGGATATCTTTGAAGAATAG
- a CDS encoding heavy metal translocating P-type ATPase, with the protein MSSEAKLVSSQPNQNITESKKRQSSLFSKIKEHGELIAAIISGIIILTAWLTEDVVSEPTKIGLYILGFVIGGFAKAKEGIEETIEDRDLNVEMLMIFAAIGAASIGYWTEGAVLIFIFAMSGALETYTMNKSQREISSLMDIQPEEALRVSGQNQETVHVSELSVGDHILVKAGERVPSDGVIIKGQTSLDEAAITGESVPVSKENGEEVFAGTMNINGSVTVEITKPSNETLFQKIIQLVQSAQSEKSPSQLFIERFEGTYVKVVLVVVAIMMFLPHFAFGWSWQDTIYRAMILLVVASPCALVASIMPATLSAISNGARNGILFKGGVHLENLSHLQAIAFDKTGTLTNGKPVVTDTFFRDGEKEETLSIVTSIERESNHPLAQAIVRYGQEKGLEHHEVYDMTDISGSGVTAKVNGKQYKIGKPDFVGKEQAFAFENGLAEQLASEGKTLTFISDEQGILGLIALKDTVRKDTKRAIERLRKAGIYTVMLTGDHETTAKAIAKECGIDNYVAECLPEDKVKEVKLLRESFDQVGMVGDGINDAPALATANVGVAMGEGTDVALETADIVLMKNDLPKIANALTLSTKMNRIIKQNVVFSIAVIMLLIISNFLQVLNMPLGVVGHEGSTILVILNGLRLLR; encoded by the coding sequence TTGTCATCGGAAGCGAAGCTAGTAAGCTCTCAGCCAAACCAAAACATAACCGAGTCTAAGAAACGACAATCATCTCTTTTTTCAAAAATAAAAGAACATGGTGAGTTAATAGCCGCGATCATTAGCGGAATCATCATACTTACCGCATGGCTCACCGAAGATGTCGTTAGTGAACCTACTAAAATCGGATTATACATTCTTGGCTTTGTAATAGGTGGATTTGCTAAGGCAAAAGAAGGTATCGAAGAAACGATTGAAGACCGTGATTTAAATGTTGAAATGCTCATGATTTTTGCAGCAATCGGTGCTGCATCGATTGGCTATTGGACTGAGGGTGCTGTACTCATATTTATCTTTGCAATGAGTGGCGCTTTAGAAACCTACACGATGAACAAAAGCCAGCGTGAAATATCTTCTTTAATGGATATACAACCCGAAGAAGCTCTACGTGTATCAGGGCAAAACCAAGAAACCGTACACGTATCTGAACTTTCTGTTGGAGACCATATTTTAGTTAAAGCTGGTGAGCGAGTCCCTTCTGATGGTGTCATCATTAAAGGGCAGACTTCATTAGATGAAGCTGCAATCACAGGTGAATCCGTTCCAGTCTCAAAGGAAAATGGAGAAGAAGTTTTTGCAGGGACAATGAACATCAACGGAAGTGTTACGGTTGAGATTACAAAGCCTTCAAACGAAACTCTATTCCAAAAGATCATTCAACTTGTCCAGTCGGCTCAAAGTGAAAAATCTCCTTCTCAGCTTTTTATTGAACGATTTGAAGGAACCTATGTAAAAGTTGTTCTAGTCGTTGTAGCCATCATGATGTTCCTTCCTCACTTCGCATTTGGCTGGAGTTGGCAGGATACCATTTATCGCGCAATGATTTTACTCGTTGTAGCTTCACCTTGTGCTCTCGTTGCATCTATCATGCCTGCAACACTGTCAGCCATTTCAAACGGGGCACGAAACGGAATCCTATTTAAAGGTGGCGTTCATTTAGAAAACCTTTCCCACCTTCAAGCAATCGCATTTGATAAAACAGGTACACTTACAAATGGGAAACCAGTAGTTACAGATACATTTTTCCGAGATGGTGAAAAAGAAGAAACGTTAAGCATTGTTACGTCTATTGAACGTGAATCGAATCACCCTCTCGCCCAGGCGATTGTGCGCTACGGTCAAGAAAAAGGATTAGAACATCATGAAGTGTATGATATGACAGATATCTCTGGTAGTGGTGTCACAGCAAAAGTGAACGGCAAACAATATAAAATTGGGAAGCCGGATTTTGTCGGAAAAGAACAAGCATTTGCTTTCGAGAATGGATTAGCTGAACAATTAGCATCAGAAGGGAAAACTCTCACCTTTATATCTGATGAACAAGGAATCTTGGGATTGATTGCCCTTAAAGATACAGTACGAAAAGATACAAAGCGTGCGATCGAAAGACTTAGAAAAGCTGGCATTTATACGGTTATGCTTACAGGTGACCATGAGACAACAGCAAAAGCAATCGCTAAAGAATGTGGAATTGATAATTATGTAGCAGAATGCCTTCCTGAAGATAAAGTTAAGGAAGTCAAATTGTTACGTGAATCCTTCGATCAAGTTGGTATGGTTGGGGATGGAATTAACGATGCACCAGCACTTGCTACTGCGAATGTCGGTGTAGCTATGGGAGAAGGAACTGATGTAGCGCTTGAAACAGCAGATATAGTATTAATGAAAAACGATTTACCGAAAATCGCAAATGCCCTAACGTTATCAACAAAAATGAATCGAATTATTAAACAGAATGTAGTTTTCTCAATCGCTGTCATCATGCTCCTCATTATTTCGAACTTCTTACAGGTACTCAATATGCCATTAGGTGTAGTTGGGCATGAAGGTAGCACGATACTGGTTATTTTAAATGGGCTACGATTATTGAGATAA
- a CDS encoding YihY/virulence factor BrkB family protein, with protein MRKALRFGKDFIKRFSEHDVVGLSAQLAYFFLLAIFPFMIFLVALMGYIPIPYDFQITLTRYMPEKALELFNENLNTKSGGLLSIGLIGTIWSASNGINAIIKAFNRAYEVEEDRSFIKTRLIAIVLTVAMVIVIIVALLLPVFGKAIGLYIFSWFGVSDEFLAVWGALRWVVSSIIILFVLISLYILAPNRHVNVKQAFFGSLFATVAWQVASLIFSFYVNISAMTYSATYGSLGGVIILMIWFYLTGMIIILGGEVNAMLKERRVFLS; from the coding sequence TTGCGAAAAGCATTGAGGTTTGGAAAGGATTTTATTAAACGATTTTCAGAGCATGATGTAGTAGGCTTATCCGCACAATTAGCCTACTTCTTTTTGCTAGCTATTTTTCCGTTTATGATCTTCCTTGTGGCTCTTATGGGATATATTCCAATTCCGTATGATTTCCAGATTACTCTAACGCGCTATATGCCCGAAAAAGCATTAGAGTTGTTTAATGAAAATCTAAATACGAAAAGTGGAGGACTATTATCCATTGGGCTAATTGGTACAATATGGTCTGCCTCAAATGGGATAAATGCGATTATTAAAGCATTTAATCGGGCTTACGAGGTGGAAGAGGATCGTTCTTTTATCAAAACGCGACTTATTGCTATAGTACTAACCGTTGCCATGGTTATTGTCATTATTGTGGCATTACTACTACCCGTATTTGGTAAAGCGATTGGATTGTATATCTTTTCATGGTTCGGTGTATCGGATGAGTTTTTAGCTGTATGGGGAGCGTTACGATGGGTTGTATCCTCCATCATCATCTTGTTTGTACTCATATCTTTATACATTCTTGCACCAAACCGACATGTTAATGTAAAACAAGCCTTTTTTGGCTCATTGTTTGCAACGGTTGCATGGCAAGTTGCCTCACTTATCTTTTCGTTTTATGTCAATATTAGCGCAATGACCTATTCAGCTACATATGGAAGCCTTGGTGGCGTCATTATTCTAATGATTTGGTTTTACCTTACTGGAATGATTATCATTTTGGGTGGCGAGGTAAATGCTATGCTTAAAGAACGAAGAGTTTTCCTTTCTTAG